From the Clostridium sp. Marseille-P299 genome, one window contains:
- a CDS encoding helix-turn-helix domain-containing protein — translation MRIEKSKLLIAMANSCMNPKNLCDSANISYQTYQRMLKHNAKPATIGKIARVLNVDVTELIED, via the coding sequence TTGAGAATAGAAAAGTCAAAATTACTAATTGCTATGGCTAATTCATGCATGAATCCAAAAAATTTATGTGATTCAGCAAATATATCTTATCAAACATATCAGCGAATGTTAAAGCACAATGCAAAGCCCGCTACAATAGGTAAAATAGCAAGAGTCTTAAATGTTGACGTAACAGAGTTGATTGAGGATTAA